The genomic segment AAACCGACGCTGTAGCGTGTGACCTGAAACAGCAGCCAGAGCGTTAATCCCACGACCAGCAGTTCGCCCACGAGCGTGCAGAGTTCGGCAAGCAGGGTCACGATGTCGATGGCGGAAATCCAGTAGGTCCGGCTGTCGATCTCTGTCCGCATGACCGGCACGCCCCCCTGTGGAGCCTTGAGTACCAGAATCAAAAGCCGCGTCACTTCGAAGACCAGCAGGCAGATGGAAATCACGATGCCTGCCGAACCGGCCCAGAGTCCAACCCACAGCGTCTTGATGACCGAGGTCCAGGCGGGGCGACGGGCCGGATCGGCGATGCGGCGTCCAAGACGCGTGTAGCGGTAAGACCACAGGGCGGTAAATCCGAGCAGCGCGAGCCCCAGGAACGCCACATAATCGATAAAACCAAGTGTCTCGCGAGAGCCTGTCGTCATCCCGAAGAGGACATACAGCAGCATCGCGACGGGCAAGATGGCCAGCACTGCTTGTATCCAGAGCCCTATCCATCCCAGCCGGGAAAAGCTCTTCGCGATCTTCTGACTATGGTCCGCACTCATTGATTGCCGTCCTGGTTGTCTATATGTAGAGATGCCCGATCAGCCTGTTGTCAGCGGAGTCGATCGAGTGACTTCGTCTGCACGACTCGTCTTATTCATGCAGCGCGGCGCCGTGACGCCCATCGAAACGTAGATGCCAATCAATTCTTCCAAGGTACACTCGGCCGGCTTGACCCATTCCTGCCGGATACAGACGAGCGCCCCTCCAAAGGGGACCGGCGCGGTCGGCAGGATGACGACGTGATACGCGTGGCCGCCGAAATGGACGAGCTCTGACGTCGGCATCAATGCCGGCGTTCCCACTCCCAGGCCATCGCCGAAGAAGCACATCACGGGGGTCATCGACTGGAACGACTCGGGCTTGCGCTCGAACATGCTGGTGACATGCTTCGACGCATCGTACACCGTCCCGATGGCAGGCACGCGGCAGATGGCCTGATCCATTGTCCGCCGCCAGCCGATGCCGGCGCCGTTCTCGGTGAGCACTCCCAGCCCGTAGACCGCAAGCAAGACGCCGACGACGCCAATCAAATATGCAGTCGTTTCACAGGCCGCAACTGACATCCCGATCGACACCAGGACGTTGCCGAAGGGGCTGCCTGGTCCGACCAGATCGTGAAAAAACTTCACCACCCAGGCCAGGACGAGGAACGTCAGCGCGAGCGGCAGGATCCCGATGACGCCGGTCAGAAAAGTGACGCCGATCCGCTGGGAGCGGCTGCCAGCATCGTCCGCTTGTTGCACGGTCATGTCGATCAATTGAAAAAACTCAGATCCACATCGCTTTCTCGACCGATTGGTCGATGCGGAAAAGCGTGTTCGCCTGACGCGGATCATACCATGCCCCGATGAATCCAGAAGCGAGCGCCGGGGAAATGTCGATGCACTGAGGACGCATCATTGAGGCAGACGTTGCTGACGCAGCGGGACTCAGTTAGAACCATCCGGTTTGAGATGAAACTCCCTCTCGCATCCCAGCCTGGAGCATTTGATGGATTGGGTGCAAATCTACGACCCGTTCGGCTCGCCGTTCTGGTCGACTCTGATGGCGATGCTGCCAACCGTCGCGCTGCTCGGGCTGTTGACGGCGGGATTCGCTGCTCCGCGATCGGCACTGCTGGGCCTGTTGACCGCGTTGGGCGTTGCGATCTGGGGATACGGGATGCCTGCCTCGGCGGCGCTGGCGGCTACTTTCTATGGCGCGGTGTTTGGCTTGCTCCCCATCGGCTGGATCGTCGTGGCGGCGGTGTTTTTGTTTCATCTGACCGTCAAGACCGGGCAGTTCGAAGTGGTGAAACATTCGGTGGCCGCACTCTCGCCGGATCGTCGGGTACAGGCGTTGTTGATCGCCTTCTGCTTTGGAACCTTCATCGAGGGGGCGGCAGGCTTCGGCACGCCGGTCGCCATCTGTGCGGCACTGATGATCGGCCTCGGCTTCTCGCCGCTCTATGC from the Planctomicrobium piriforme genome contains:
- a CDS encoding DUF502 domain-containing protein → MTVQQADDAGSRSQRIGVTFLTGVIGILPLALTFLVLAWVVKFFHDLVGPGSPFGNVLVSIGMSVAACETTAYLIGVVGVLLAVYGLGVLTENGAGIGWRRTMDQAICRVPAIGTVYDASKHVTSMFERKPESFQSMTPVMCFFGDGLGVGTPALMPTSELVHFGGHAYHVVILPTAPVPFGGALVCIRQEWVKPAECTLEELIGIYVSMGVTAPRCMNKTSRADEVTRSTPLTTG
- a CDS encoding DUF3611 family protein, which produces MSADHSQKIAKSFSRLGWIGLWIQAVLAILPVAMLLYVLFGMTTGSRETLGFIDYVAFLGLALLGFTALWSYRYTRLGRRIADPARRPAWTSVIKTLWVGLWAGSAGIVISICLLVFEVTRLLILVLKAPQGGVPVMRTEIDSRTYWISAIDIVTLLAELCTLVGELLVVGLTLWLLFQVTRYSVGFDQSPLSGDAKSKS